A stretch of the Capsicum annuum cultivar UCD-10X-F1 chromosome 10, UCD10Xv1.1, whole genome shotgun sequence genome encodes the following:
- the LOC107845883 gene encoding squamosa promoter-binding-like protein 8: MLDYDWGEQSSVMLSGNEPNEENDQNRQFFDPYANTQSFTENPSSLMNPHQQFPTIQQQNHQFFQTQNNPHLTTTSLYDPRAYETCFTHSQGNSIPSVLQPNSSFMVVPKSEPQFVSAGGIDFGSSSSSRIGLNLGGRTYFSSSEDDFVNRLYRRTRAVEAGSVNTPRCQVEGCSADLTHAKHYHRRHKVCEFHSKASTVIAAGLTQRFCQQCSRFHLLSEFDNGKRSCRKRLADHNRRRRKNQQANLENSSKSQLESTRNSSSDSLARSPPDSGAHSSSVTVAISSPRISLDCFRQRP, translated from the exons ATGTTGGACTATGACTGGGGAGAGCAATCCTCCGTTATGCTTTCTGGCAACGAACCAAAtgaagaaaatgaccaaaatcgtCAGTTTTTTGACCCTTATGCTAACACTCAATCTTTCACtgaaaatccatcatctctaatgAACCCTCATCAACAGTTTCCTACCATTCAacaacaaaatcatcaatttttccAAACCCAAAACAATCCCCATTTGACCACTACTAGCCTTTATGACCCACGTGCTTATGAAACTTGTTTCACCCATTCCCAAGGTAATTCCATACCCTCAGTACTACAACCAAATAGTAGTTTCATGGTTGTGCCAAAAAGTGAACCCCAGTTTGTGTCTGCTGGTGGGATTGATTTTgggagtagtagtagtagtagaatTGGGTTAAACTTGGGTGGAAGgacttatttttcttcttctgaaGATGACTTTGTTAATCGACTTTACCGACGTACTAGGGCAGTTGAAGCGGGTTCAGTAAACACCCCTAGATGTCAAGTTGAAGGTTGTAGTGCTGATCTAACACATGCCAAACATTACCATAGGAGACACAAAGTTTGTGAATTTCACTCCAAAGCTTCCACTGTTATTGCTGCAGGTTTGACTCAAAGATTCTGCCAACAGTGCAGCAG GTTCCATCTGCTGTCGGAATTTGATAACGGCAAGAGAAGTTGTAGAAAACGTTTGGCAGATCATAACCGAAGGAGGAGGAAAAATCAACAAGCTAACCTAGAAAACAGTAGCAAGTCTCAACTTGAAAGTACCAGAAATTCCTCATCAGACAGTCTTGCTA GGTCTCCACCTGATTCAGGAGCTCATTCTTCATCAGTG